A stretch of DNA from Pseudomonadota bacterium:
AGAAAGTAAAAGGTCTTTGTAATCGAGCCCCTTGATAAAATTTACGTGTTTGATGCGCTCCCCAAGAAAACGACCACCTATTTCTTCAAATGTTTCAGGTGAGTCAGTGACAAAATATTCACATCCTCCCTTGCCCGTGTCGTTGATGATCCCATTCTTTTCAAGGGTCTTTTTTACTTCCTTTGCAGTTTCTCTGCCTGTGTTTATTGTGTTTACACCCTTACCCATGCTTTTTTTAATTGCATGCTCCAGAATCGGGTAATGTGTACATCCCATTACAAGGACATCAATGTCTGATTGTTTAAAATCTTTTAGATATCTTTCTGTCATAATGTAGGCTATTTCATCATTTTCAAGGCCTTCTTCAACAATGGGTACAAATAAGGGACAGGATTTTGATATTACCTTTACCTCGG
This window harbors:
- the murI gene encoding glutamate racemase, which translates into the protein MKTLSIGMFDSGVGGLTVLKEVKKLLPKEHITYLGDTARVPYGNRSPQIVAQYALESALFLLTKGIKILVIACNTSSALALNILKKKLPIPVLGVIDPGAKEAVAQTKKKKIGIIGTKATIKSKAYDLAVRRLDPEVKVISKSCPLFVPIVEEGLENDEIAYIMTERYLKDFKQSDIDVLVMGCTHYPILEHAIKKSMGKGVNTINTGRETAKEVKKTLEKNGIINDTGKGGCEYFVTDSPETFEEIGGRFLGERIKHVNFIKGLDYKDLLLSS